The sequence ATCTCGGGATCTCTTGCAGAGGGTCGAGCTGGTGTTCTCACACTCTACCGCGACTTTCCGGTCTCTCTGTATTGTGCCGATAGTGCCGTCATCGGCTTGGAACTTCATGAGTAAGAATTTGGTGAAGATGACTGCCGAGAGGTTGTTAATGGTCTTTCTCCCGAGGATGATGTTTGTAGGTGGTGGAGTTCTTAAGGACGACAAATTCGGAGAGGATGGTCTTTCTTTGGTTCCCGGCTCCGATGGTGAGGGGAAGTGTGATGGTGCCGTCCGGTTGAAGGAAGTTATCCCCGAGCCCGGTTACCCCATTATGGTGGGTTTGTAGGTTTTCGTTTCGGagcccgagtttgtcgaaggatcCCCTGAAGAGGATGTTGGAATCTGCTCATGTGTCGAGTAGTATTCTTCTGACCAGCCCGGTTCCTATCTTTGCGGAGATAACGAAGGGGGCATCTTTCGCCGAGGTGCTGTATTGGCAGTCCTCGGGGGAGAATGTTATCGCATTATTGGTGATGATTGTCGGGGTTTGGTTTCTGACTGCCAGGACCTTGAGGTTCTTTTTTAGTACCGATTTCGACTTTTCCGGCTTATCCTTGCTTGTTATGATGTTGACGACTATGGTCGGGTCTGTTTCCGGACTTTCCCGAGGGGCTTGTCTTTGTGTCCTTGGGTTGCGTCCTTCCCTCTCTGGTGATTTGTCTCTTTCTGTGCGCTTCGACTCCCTGATGATCTTGGCGAACTCGGAGAGcttgccgtctcgtatggcttgcTCCAGAGCGTCTTTTAAGTCGATGCAGTGCTGTGTTCTGTGCCCGTATCCTTGGTGGTAGTCACAATATAAATTCTTGTTGCCGCCCGTTCTTTCTTTAAGTGGTCGGGCCTTCGGAAGGACGCCTCGGTCAGCTATTTGGTGGTAGATATCGGTGATGGGAGCTAACAAGAGGGTGTAATTTGAGCATTTGTCGGTTTGGAATGTTCCTTTTGGTTTTCTCTTGGTGGGGTGTTTTGGCGAGGTGCCGTACTGCCGTTCTGCCGTTTATTGGCCGCCACGACTTGGCTCACCTCCTCATCGTTTATGTAATCCTTAGCGACGCTCTGAATCTCGTGCATAGTCCAGACTGGCTTCGCGGTGAGATACTTTCAGAAGTCCTCATTCATAAGTCCATTGGTCAGGCAGAGGCTCGCGACTGagtccgtgagtccgtcgaccgtcaGGTATTTTCTCGTAGATTCGTCTTGTCTTTGGGTAATTCCGAGCAAGCTAATGGGGTGTTTAGCTTTGGTGATTTTGAtagtgaactgggccatgaactttcTGGTGATATCGTGGAAGCTGACTATGGAcccgtttgggagggcgttgaaccatttgatcgcaGGGCCAGCTAAGATTATCGAGAAGGCCTTACACCGGATCATGTCGGCGactccttccaggttcatcctggcctcgaaggccattAGGTGTTCCCGGGGATCGTTGGTCCCGTCCTATTTCATGTCAGTGGGCTTGTTGAAGTCCTTCAGGAGTTTGGCTCTCAAGGATTTTTCTGTGAACGGGATGGCTTCCATTATCACGTGCATGTTTCCTGCTCGTTTGGCCTCCCGATGGTGCCGTCGGTCGTCTTCTCTGCGTCGGTGTTTCGGGTCTAGGGAAATGCTGCGATCGTGCTGTTTGCAGTGTTGTTGCTCAGGGGGCCTGGTGTTCCTAGTATCGCGATGAGATTAGGTCCTGGAGGTCGCTTGGCTTGTTTGCTCCGGGTGGTACCATTCTTTGGGTGTGACTCGGCCTTTGAAGTTTTGCACCCTGAGGCACAACTCTTGGATTATCTGGACCGCCTTTCTCCCAGGCCATCGGGTGGCCGAGCTTCAGTGGGAGGACGGTTGTCCTCTCTTGGTTGTTGTTGAGTTGGGGTTGGTTGGCGATGTGCCGGGTTTATTATCCTCCCGTGGGTGGGAGGAGTGTTATCTTGGAGTTCGGGAGTTGGGCTTTGTGGGTTTGAGTTGGGGTGTCGGGTGGAGGATTGTTCCTCGAGGTTCTCCGTCATGCTGCCACGATTTGGCTGTCCCCCATATCTGTGCAAGAACCTTGAGAACTTTCTTGATCTATTGGCTCCTGAGAGGTCTGAGCTTGGCCACGGTGGTAGCATTTAAGGAGGTCGTTCATGATGAGCTTCCTTATGAATTTTCAGTAAGGTCCGAAGGGGGATCATGGCGACAGAGTTGTCACAGGTGAGGCGGCGGATGACAGAGGTTTGGAACCTAGTGTTGAAAGAGGTGACCTCGTGGGtttggaggaagagcttgaagagttcaaaagaagaagcaaccTCGGTGGGCATGGAGCCAAAGTAGAGAGAGAAGATGGGGCCATGGCGCTTGGAGAGACGGATGAGGGAGTGGTGAATGAGAGGGCCCAAGAGGTGGAGGTGTCCCACTAAAGGGAAGCGAGACTTTGGGCTTAGAGGATTTGGAATTtcaccgttggagtagggcgagggTGTATAAAGAGTATTATCACTAAGAAGGTAATTGCAAGTAACattgttcctttgggatttcgccgttggaataGGGCGAATGTGTGTTATCACTGCAAAGGTGAtgtaagttaaggaaacattattcctttgggatttcgccgttggagtagggcgaaagggtgcataaacatgcaaaggtgatgcaagttaaggaaacattattcctttttgcTCTCAGTTACACGCAAGAAATCTGAGTTTGATGATTGCTCTTCTGGGTTATCCGTCATGCCGCCACAACGTTGcaaagtccccacagacggcgccaatgtacaagatgtctctggtacgggttgagagatggatcgagaacttgcgggttgaggcagatgccggatcacttgactggagcaatgagGGGGAGGTACTTGCAAAGACActtcgacgctcaagtcagaatggatctaagaggtataaggtgtgaggaatgaatgaatacctggagggacctgggtcctctatttataggtgatggtgaatatcttatcttatcttatttggctaagataagggagacgtttgaattatcttatcttatcttatcttatcttatcttatcttatcttatttggctaagataagggagacgtttgaattatcttatcttatcttatcttatcttatttggctaagataagggagacgtttgaattcgaaagttggttaggaccTCTAGTGGGCTGGTTTCGAACCTTCTGGAAGGGCGAAGCGGGTCAGACCCTGGCAACCGGATTCGGGGACCGTTCCGGGTGtaggatccgtgggccggatccgtaacaattACGTGTATCTCTAACGTGCCAGTTCAGCTTCCATCAACGGTGTTAGTAAGAAAAATGACGAAAAGACTAATGTTATTAACTTAAAATCTTTTAGaaatgaatttgattaaaaaagattttcaaagattaaaataaaaatagctaGATGTTTTAGGACCATTTTAACTATTTACTCCATTTGATTTACATGATTAAATCAAGTTTGtctattaaatttatataaatctaTTTAGGAGAAGTTGCAATGAATTTTTATTCCGGACATATTGATATAGTTTCGGTAGCAGAATCACTTTTGCGCAAACGCAAAGGAGGGAGGATCCTTCCATCCCTACCAACAAACAATCTTCGAGCATAGAGTCAGTAATCACGAATGAATTTTGAGTAAAAGCTGTAAGCTCAAACATATATGAACGAAGACGCAAGGCGGTGGAAGAGTAAGAAAGAAAGGATAAGAAGATATGCTGTTTCAGGTGGGGGGCCAAGGCAGCCGCCCCACGTTCTTCGAGATGGCGGCGGCCCAGCAGCTCCCCGCCAGCCTGCGCGCCGCCCTCACTTACTCTTTGGGAGTCTTCGCCCTCCGCCGCCCCTTCCTCCACCGCCTCCTCGACTACGAACATGAATCCTTCGCCCTCCTCATGCTCATCCTCGAAACTCACAGCTTGCGGACCACAGATGCTTCCTTTGCTGAATCTCTCTACGGTCTCCGAAGAAGACCCGTCAATGTTGCCCTCAAGATTGATGCTTCCACCGTTTCCCCTAATTCCGATAACGCTGCTCCCAATTCAGGTTTACAAAGGCGCCAGAAAGTTCTCTCTGTTGTTTTTCTGGTAACCCTAGTTCTCTCTTTCTTCCTGATTTGCTTCAATTGGAGAACATTGCTGTACTATACATAGTGGTAGCTAGCTGAATCTGGGTGTGTTTCTAGGTTGTGTTGCCCTATTTGAAGTCTAAGTTGCATTCAATCTACAACAAAGAAAGGGAAGCTAGGCTGCAGGCTACCCTCTGGGGTGATGATCAAAATGAAGGTTTTGATGCCACCCTCGGCTTCGAAGAGTCGAGGAGAACATTGGATTCTGATGCCAATGCATCTATTAGGGAGCGCGTCAGGAAGAGAGTTCAAAAGATTGTGGGGTTTTGCTACCCTTGGCTACATGCTACTACAGAGGGTATGTGTGTTCTGCTGTCTTATTGAAATGGTTATCTTGCTGAGACTTCGGATTAACTGATTCTTAATATCTTAACAATGTCACTGCAGGTTTGCAATTTGCTTACCAGCTATTATACCTTTTGGATGCCACTGGATACTACTCATTTGCATTGCATGCACTTGGGATACAAGTGTGCCGAGCTACAGGCCAAGAGATGGTACATATTTAGGATATTATAAAATCTGTCACACTACATTACTTTTATGTTACTCTTGTACTTGAGTGCTGTATTGTGGTGGGTGAATGAGAATAGACATGTTGTTTGCATTTTTTTCATTTCTTGTTTCACTGAATTGGGTTTTATTCCTTTCATGGGATTATAGATGGATACCTCTTCAAGAATTTCAAAGATACGTAGCCGAGAACGTGAGAGACTTCGTGGCCCTCAATGGTTGAAGGTATTTATCAATTAAACGCTAATTTAGATCAGTTTATTTCgtatttttaatgatatttttttctgaaaaaaagggaaaaaaaaaagaaaaaaaaaaaatcataacatgaacTGGGTTGCAGCTGAAGAATTTCATATTTTGTTGATTTTATTCATATTGTTCTGCCTATCCAAAGTCAAGATTCATTTTAACATTTGCAATCTTGACTTTGAATAAATGTTATGCTTTTTGTCCACATGAATCACCTTATATGATTATGTGATATATGTCATAATGCAGACCTTGCAAGGAGCACTGCTCAGCTGTATGTACACTGTACTGGATTATGCGCAAACTGGTTTGATTGCAGCTGTGTTCTTCTTTAAAGTGAGATGTCTTtttccctcttgataagttttcTTACTTAATATAGTAAAACAGTAAGCCAAAAATAATACTGAATCTTCTTAAACTTTGGTGTGTTTTAGCTTGTTTTATATATTGTTTGTTGGCTTAGATTTCTTAAAGTCAACAAAATGAACAACACCCACTATGGTATAGCCAACAGAGTTTTGGTTGGTACCATTGCCTGGGTGGTTCAGAAATCTTTGAGTGGTCTGTGTTCAACTTCTTCTGTCAAGTGGTACTTAAGTAATCTACCAGTGATGTGTGGTTAAATATGTTAGTTTGAGGAACATACTAGTTGAGACAGAGCACAATCATTAACACGTAATTTATGTGGAACATATAGATGATGGAATGGTGGTATCAGTCAGCCGAGGAGAGAATGTCAGCCCCGACAGTATATCCTCCaccccctcctcctcctcctccaaagGTGAATAAACGTTTTgtttttcatcttctttcttcATCAGTGTACTTCTATACATGTAAAATTGGTGTTTGAATCATACTAATTGAATAGGTCTACTTGCATCCTCTCTATGAACCGATCAAAAAATTGTGTTGGGCCATTGGCTAATATATATTCATACAACCAGGTAGCGAAAGAGGGAATCCCGCTGCCATCTGACAGAACAATTTGCCCCTTGTGCTCACAGAAGCGTGCAAATCCATCTGTAGTTACAATTTCGGGATTTGTCTTTTGCTATGCTTGCATATTTAAGTATATTACACAGGTGAGAATTCAATCTTGCAAGAGTTGGCAGGACCTAACGTTTGTGATGTCAAGTGTTAAATTCAACATGTATCACTTCTATTCCCtaatttgttttgtttattgtgGTTCCTCATTACAGTATAAGCGTTGCCCAGTTACGCTGATGCCTGCAACAGTTGAGCAGATAAGGAGACTATTTCATGATGTCTAAGGTCTCACGTGGCTACAAGATTCTCAATTGTGGTTTTAGTTATATGTACATCTCTCTTAGTCTCTTCTATGTAGGGATGGGGGGTTTCACCGTTAGTATGGTAGGTACACGATGCAGAAGAGGAATGATTTTTGTTATTTTCCTCGTATTCATCCGTATAAAGTTCCAGCTATAACGAGCATGATTGTATGTAGTATGTATGTTACTTATAAAGCAATAAACAATAGTTACTGCAAAAAAGCAAAGGCATGATTTGCTTGTCCTTAATTATAGTTGCGCTTACAATATCATTAGCAGCAGCAAAACTGCGGAAGTAAAATCTTGAAACTATGTACGCATCAAATGCTCCAAGAGAACTAAACAATATACCCATTAAGATCCCCTTTTTTATTATTAAGAAAAATTAACCATATTATTCTAGGGCTAACCACGCTTCATGCAGAACGAAAGAACGTAAGAACCATGGGACGCGAGCTCAAACTTCACAAACACTTTCTTCGAACGCTCTTTCTAGTCTTGTCTTACATGTTGAAGTACTTGATTTCAGTTTTGCATCCTGCAACACCAGCAACTCTGGTTAAGTTTAATAAAACTTCAATTCAACTAATATATAGGTTTATTATGCACTATTGATATATCAACTACCTAACCTAATTATCAACTTATAACACTAAATGTAGTACCTTTCTTCCACTGTTGTTCAAGCTTGACTCCATGTCCTGACCAGTATGAGTCCAGTAGCTGCCGACAGTACCTATGATGGGGGTCTCGTCGGGGCTCTTGCTTCTAGTCCTTCTTGAAGATCTTGATAGGGAATGCATCCTGATCTCTTCAATTGTCAATGCTCCTAGAATTGGTCTATCCTCATTACTCCATGAGGATCCTCTACCTCCCTTTGGTGTCTGTTCTCCCACTGAACTGTTGTTCACCGAAACAGGCGTGCCTTCCGGTTCAACCAACCAGCTGGATAGGCTGGTGTCAACGCCAATCTCTAGCTTGTTATCATTCGCCTTCTGCCTTGCCTTGCGTTTTGAGAGCTTCATATTTGGCTCTGGACTGAGGGATATTGCTATGTCCTCCACTGCTGAATTGTTGATGTTTTCTTTATCATTGTTCTTCAGTGACTTAAGCAATGTGGATTTGGCCACCCTCCCTTGTGTATCAACATTCTCAATTGGATTCAACACAGAGGAAATATCATGAACCCTTTCTTGAGTTTCTTCTTTCTTGTCCTGCCTCAGGCTATTAACTTCGGTCTCCGCTATTTCAGCCGATGAAATTGGTTTCCTATAATCAGTCGACAGCGAAAACAACGACTCTGAAGACTCTTCTTGAATTCCATTGACATCACCACCTTCTTCTCTGGCAGAAGAATTTATTTCTTcaggattcaccttctctttggcAATGCAATTTTGTTGCTCAGCAGGTTTTGCTATGTCTGCTTCCTTGTCGGATGAAGAGAATCCAGCCGGCTTGGACGAGTTCCCTTGAACCTTTTCCCGAACAGTTGGTGCGCTTGATCCTAATGCTTCAGAATCCTCCTCTCCAACTCCAAGAAGaagttgttgctgctgctgcatTGGACTGTTAACTTCAGTAGTGTCGGCATTTTGAGCAGCAGAAATCTGTTTAGTGGAGCCAATGGAGAGAGAAAACAGCGACTCCGAAAACTCTTGTTCTCCTTCTCCTTGGTGTTCATCTTTTTTCTCACCTCTTCTTCCAAGTCTCTCTTCTTCATCCTTGGTAGGTGTGGCCGCATGAGCTGCTTCAGCACTTCGATTCAATAATTCATATTGCAATTCGATTCTGATATGAAAATGACGGATAATGAAAgttcaaaataaattaaaggaataacaCAGAATAAACAAAAAGCATGGAAAGCTAGCTAGCTTACTTGGAATGAAGGGACTGTGTAGCAGTTGGATTGGAGCGTTTAGAGCGTTTGCAAGAACCAAAACAAGTAGGTAGAAAGCACCTCATCATGAATGGATATAGTTGAGAAAAAGGTCACTTtctaaagagaaagaaaaaagcgGAGAGGGGATTGAGGGACTgaaatggaagaaaagagggaggaAGGTAGGGAGCTTTTGAAATTTGACCGTTGAGATTCTCGTCTATCTCTGGGCCCACCCATTTATGTGGACTCTACTACTTGAACAGGTTTGACTTTGACCACTCACTCCACTTCaattattcataatcatacatctGTTTTTGACACAAATAGTAGGTATTAATAACTCAttttccatcaaggccaaaagggaATAATTTAGTAGCTCTGAATTTTGTTAAGGGAAGAAATGTTTCTCAATGACTTATTTGAAGATGGACAAGTGATATTTAACACTATTTAATAATGTTATTGACAATTTTTATATGAAGTTAATTAGAGAGTggaattttttttagttaatatcagttaattttttaagtatttttattttaaattttaaattttaaatttttaattttttaataggtCTAAACTTACCAACATAACATATAAGTCAAAAAGAATTATCTAGCACCGGAGTCTTTTTTTTGTTGGACTACTTTTTCGGTTGGTGCAACTTTGCTAATTAATACGATTTTCAAATATGCTTTCATCGTCTTTCATTAAATTGAATAATAATATGAGTGACAAGTTATATATTTCAGTGACACAGTTATATACACAAGTAAAATGTACAAGATTTACCAAGGGCCCTATTGCGCACTATCCTGCAAAAGCCAAAGTAAGAGGAATTTTAGATGACAACTTTTGGGACTCCAAATCCATGCAGATTCTCTCGCTTTTCTCTCATACGTCCATTCCCATCTCATTTCCCAATGAAAAATGACGAAAACAAAATCACCCATCATGTTATTTGAAGTACTTTAATCAACTCAATTAATATTATATTCTGCTCCtcatttattaataattatatcaCACCTGATATTTTGGGTAACTATGGTATGCTTATTACGTAAAATAAACATTTAAtttgaagtaaaaaaaaatacaaaattaatttaaCCCCAAAACTTTCAATATTATTTCAAAGCAAAAGAAATACTATTATATACATTAATATGGTCTGTGGAGTAGTAAGGACTAGGAGTACTATAATTGATAATTTTCAGTTCAAGATCCAAAACCAGCATTCAAATATCCAACCCCCTTTTAATGAATTTTATTATAAGTCAGAATCAAAATATTTAATTAGAAGAAGAATAAATAAACATAATTGAAAagcaaaaagaagaaaggaaaagtgTATCAC is a genomic window of Arachis ipaensis cultivar K30076 chromosome B06, Araip1.1, whole genome shotgun sequence containing:
- the LOC107645788 gene encoding peroxisome biogenesis protein 12 isoform X2, which translates into the protein MLFQVGGQGSRPTFFEMAAAQQLPASLRAALTYSLGVFALRRPFLHRLLDYEHESFALLMLILETHSLRTTDASFAESLYGLRRRPVNVALKIDASTVSPNSDNAAPNSGLQRRQKVLSVVFLVVLPYLKSKLHSIYNKEREARLQATLWGDDQNEGFDATLGFEESRRTLDSDANASIRERVRKRVQKIVGFCYPWLHATTEGLQFAYQLLYLLDATGYYSFALHALGIQVCRATGQEMMDTSSRISKIRSRERERLRGPQWLKTLQGALLSCMYTVLDYAQTGLIAAVFFFKMMEWWYQSAEERMSAPTVYPPPPPPPPPKVYLHPLYEPIKKLCWAIG
- the LOC107645787 gene encoding uncharacterized protein LOC107645787 isoform X1, with protein sequence MMRCFLPTCFGSCKRSKRSNPTATQSLHSKIELQYELLNRSAEAAHAATPTKDEEERLGRRGEKKDEHQGEGEQEFSESLFSLSIGSTKQISAAQNADTTEVNSPMQQQQQLLLGVGEEDSEALGSSAPTVREKVQGNSSKPAGFSSSDKEADIAKPAEQQNCIAKEKVNPEEINSSAREEGGDVNGIQEESSESLFSLSTDYRKPISSAEIAETEVNSLRQDKKEETQERVHDISSVLNPIENVDTQGRVAKSTLLKSLKNNDKENINNSAVEDIAISLSPEPNMKLSKRKARQKANDNKLEIGVDTSLSSWLVEPEGTPVSVNNSSVGEQTPKGGRGSSWSNEDRPILGALTIEEIRMHSLSRSSRRTRSKSPDETPIIGTVGSYWTHTGQDMESSLNNSGRKDAKLKSSTSTCKTRLERAFEESVCEV
- the LOC107645788 gene encoding peroxisome biogenesis protein 12 isoform X1, producing MLFQVGGQGSRPTFFEMAAAQQLPASLRAALTYSLGVFALRRPFLHRLLDYEHESFALLMLILETHSLRTTDASFAESLYGLRRRPVNVALKIDASTVSPNSDNAAPNSGLQRRQKVLSVVFLVVLPYLKSKLHSIYNKEREARLQATLWGDDQNEGFDATLGFEESRRTLDSDANASIRERVRKRVQKIVGFCYPWLHATTEGLQFAYQLLYLLDATGYYSFALHALGIQVCRATGQEMMDTSSRISKIRSRERERLRGPQWLKTLQGALLSCMYTVLDYAQTGLIAAVFFFKMMEWWYQSAEERMSAPTVYPPPPPPPPPKVAKEGIPLPSDRTICPLCSQKRANPSVVTISGFVFCYACIFKYITQYKRCPVTLMPATVEQIRRLFHDV
- the LOC107645787 gene encoding uncharacterized protein LOC107645787 isoform X2; the protein is MMRCFLPTCFGSCKRSKRSNPTATQSLHSKIELQYELLNRSAEAAHAATPTKDEEERLGRRGEKKDEHQGEGEQEFSESLFSLSIGSTKQISAAQNADTTEVNSPMQQQQQLLLGVGEEDSEALGSSAPTVREKVQGNSSKPAGFSSSDKEADIAKPAEQQNCIAREEGGDVNGIQEESSESLFSLSTDYRKPISSAEIAETEVNSLRQDKKEETQERVHDISSVLNPIENVDTQGRVAKSTLLKSLKNNDKENINNSAVEDIAISLSPEPNMKLSKRKARQKANDNKLEIGVDTSLSSWLVEPEGTPVSVNNSSVGEQTPKGGRGSSWSNEDRPILGALTIEEIRMHSLSRSSRRTRSKSPDETPIIGTVGSYWTHTGQDMESSLNNSGRKDAKLKSSTSTCKTRLERAFEESVCEV